The following proteins are encoded in a genomic region of Diabrotica virgifera virgifera chromosome 1, PGI_DIABVI_V3a:
- the LOC126883583 gene encoding ankyrin-1-like isoform X1, whose translation MEISGFFAVLSPSFCSGLWLNLLFKQFLISKTKLFRQVNAVLHVFLNMSQIEFPLHLASRLGNLDAVQQLIEGGAEINEVDSSGLTALHVATFSQHKKVAKYLLAHGADLNAIETYQQETPLNISTGINDHEMVRLLIEAGANMQCLDISGNMPIHIAAKKGYLNIVECFLENGINVDILNEISKMTPLHMAACGGYIEVVDYLLLNNANVHLKDCRSRSSIHHGVLGGKAKIVKMLIEKGVDVNVEDINWTPLHLACRHGNLEIVKLLLENGAVYDNRQGKSRNYSPLLVAIEMGHLEIIKYFISIGVDVNFSTNNEDYTLLHAACTNTQAQVQIEIVKLLIENGADVNKKTLSKGATPLYCAINRMRPYVAELLILNGADLKQSKYKGNSLLSIALNNVERNYEEINRFCGNWSEQTDSMEIARVIIKYTVLIYNPIKTIIQDGCPFFRAFLQYYNDCQKEITSMKSMIIKNTNVSLYRIICDSNKGNNAFVQYLRNDNIKNELQNIEDYLKEFSIYGNILPLVQHWVKKGFQRMELLAHADVMMKKLAPQLPSEIRWKVLDYLNMSDLKIMIQSDFFKYK comes from the exons atggaaattagtggcttttttgctgtactgtctcctagtttttgctctgggctctggcttaatctcttgtttaaacaatttt taATTTCAAAAACAAAATTGTTTCGTCAAGTCAACGCAGTGTTACACGTATTTTTAAATATGTCACAGATTGAGTTTCCACTCCATCTAGCCTCACGATTAGGAAACCTAGATGCAGTCCAACAGTTGATTGAAGGAGGAGCAGAAATTAATGAAGTTGATTCTTCTGGTTTGACGGCACTACATGTAGCTACATTTTCCCAACACAAAAAAGTAGCCAAATATTTGTTGGCACACGGAGCTGATTTGAACGCAATCGAAACGTATCAGCAGGAAACTCCTTTAAATATCTCAACTGGTATTAATGATCATGAAATGGTTCGATTATTGATAGAAGCGGGAGCAAATATGCAGTGTTTAGATATTAGTGGAAATATGCCAATTCATATTGCGGCCAAAAAAGGATATCTAAATATTGTAGAATGTTTTTTAGAAAATGGGATAAATGTAGATATTCTAAATGAAATCAGCAAAATGACCCCTCTTCATATGGCTGCCTGTGGGGGTTACATCGAAGTAGTAGACTATTTGCTTTTAAATAACGCTAACGTGCATCTTAAAGATTGTCGAAGTCGAAGTTCAATTCATCATGGTGTTTTAGGAGGGAAAGCTAAAATTGTTAAAATGCTTATAGAAAAAGGAGTTGATGTAAATGTTGAAGACATCAATTGGACTCCTTTACATTTAGCTTGTAGACACGGGAATTTAGAAATTGTCAAGTTACTTTTAGAAAACGGTGCAGTGTATGATAACCGACAGGGGAAATCACGAAACTATTCTCCACTCCTTGTTGCTATTGAAATGGGTCATctagaaattataaaatattttattagcattGGGGTAGACGTGAATTTCAGTACAAATAATGAAGACTATACTCTTCTGCATGCAGCTTGTACTAACACGCAGGCACAAGTTCAAATTGAAATAGTTAAATTGTTGATTGAAAATGGTGCGGACGTAAACAAGAAAACTTTATCCAAAGGAGCTACTCCTTTGTATTGTGCGATAAACCGTATGCGTCCATATGTTGCAGAACTCTTAATTCTAAATGGAGCTGATTTAAAACAATCCAAGTATAAAGGCAACTCTCTTTTATCGATAGCTTTAAATAATGTGGAACGTAATTATGAAGAGATAAATAGATTCTGTGGTAATTGGTCAGAACAGACAGACTCTATGGAAATTGCAAGAGTAATAATCAAATACACCGTGTTAATTTACAATCCCATTAAAACAATTATTCAAGATGGTTGTCCTTTCTTCAGAGCATTCTTACAATACTATAATGACTGCCAAAAAGAAATAACAAGTATGAAAAGCATGATAATAAAGAATACTAATGTTTCATTATATCGAATAATTTGTGACTCCAATAAAGGTAATAACGcgtttgttcaatatctacgtaACGACAATATTAAAAACGAGTTACAAAATATTGAAGATTACCTtaaagagttttcgatatatggtAATATTCTTCCTTTGGTACAACATTGGGTTAAAAAAGGCTTTCAAAGAATGGAATTACTTGCACATGCTGACGTAATGATGAAAAAACTTGCACCTCAGTTACCATCAGAAATACGATGGAAAGTATTAGACTACTTAAACATGAGTGATCTTAAAATTATGATACaatcagatttttttaaatacaagtga
- the LOC126883583 gene encoding putative ankyrin repeat protein RF_0381 isoform X2, producing MSQIEFPLHLASRLGNLDAVQQLIEGGAEINEVDSSGLTALHVATFSQHKKVAKYLLAHGADLNAIETYQQETPLNISTGINDHEMVRLLIEAGANMQCLDISGNMPIHIAAKKGYLNIVECFLENGINVDILNEISKMTPLHMAACGGYIEVVDYLLLNNANVHLKDCRSRSSIHHGVLGGKAKIVKMLIEKGVDVNVEDINWTPLHLACRHGNLEIVKLLLENGAVYDNRQGKSRNYSPLLVAIEMGHLEIIKYFISIGVDVNFSTNNEDYTLLHAACTNTQAQVQIEIVKLLIENGADVNKKTLSKGATPLYCAINRMRPYVAELLILNGADLKQSKYKGNSLLSIALNNVERNYEEINRFCGNWSEQTDSMEIARVIIKYTVLIYNPIKTIIQDGCPFFRAFLQYYNDCQKEITSMKSMIIKNTNVSLYRIICDSNKGNNAFVQYLRNDNIKNELQNIEDYLKEFSIYGNILPLVQHWVKKGFQRMELLAHADVMMKKLAPQLPSEIRWKVLDYLNMSDLKIMIQSDFFKYK from the coding sequence ATGTCACAGATTGAGTTTCCACTCCATCTAGCCTCACGATTAGGAAACCTAGATGCAGTCCAACAGTTGATTGAAGGAGGAGCAGAAATTAATGAAGTTGATTCTTCTGGTTTGACGGCACTACATGTAGCTACATTTTCCCAACACAAAAAAGTAGCCAAATATTTGTTGGCACACGGAGCTGATTTGAACGCAATCGAAACGTATCAGCAGGAAACTCCTTTAAATATCTCAACTGGTATTAATGATCATGAAATGGTTCGATTATTGATAGAAGCGGGAGCAAATATGCAGTGTTTAGATATTAGTGGAAATATGCCAATTCATATTGCGGCCAAAAAAGGATATCTAAATATTGTAGAATGTTTTTTAGAAAATGGGATAAATGTAGATATTCTAAATGAAATCAGCAAAATGACCCCTCTTCATATGGCTGCCTGTGGGGGTTACATCGAAGTAGTAGACTATTTGCTTTTAAATAACGCTAACGTGCATCTTAAAGATTGTCGAAGTCGAAGTTCAATTCATCATGGTGTTTTAGGAGGGAAAGCTAAAATTGTTAAAATGCTTATAGAAAAAGGAGTTGATGTAAATGTTGAAGACATCAATTGGACTCCTTTACATTTAGCTTGTAGACACGGGAATTTAGAAATTGTCAAGTTACTTTTAGAAAACGGTGCAGTGTATGATAACCGACAGGGGAAATCACGAAACTATTCTCCACTCCTTGTTGCTATTGAAATGGGTCATctagaaattataaaatattttattagcattGGGGTAGACGTGAATTTCAGTACAAATAATGAAGACTATACTCTTCTGCATGCAGCTTGTACTAACACGCAGGCACAAGTTCAAATTGAAATAGTTAAATTGTTGATTGAAAATGGTGCGGACGTAAACAAGAAAACTTTATCCAAAGGAGCTACTCCTTTGTATTGTGCGATAAACCGTATGCGTCCATATGTTGCAGAACTCTTAATTCTAAATGGAGCTGATTTAAAACAATCCAAGTATAAAGGCAACTCTCTTTTATCGATAGCTTTAAATAATGTGGAACGTAATTATGAAGAGATAAATAGATTCTGTGGTAATTGGTCAGAACAGACAGACTCTATGGAAATTGCAAGAGTAATAATCAAATACACCGTGTTAATTTACAATCCCATTAAAACAATTATTCAAGATGGTTGTCCTTTCTTCAGAGCATTCTTACAATACTATAATGACTGCCAAAAAGAAATAACAAGTATGAAAAGCATGATAATAAAGAATACTAATGTTTCATTATATCGAATAATTTGTGACTCCAATAAAGGTAATAACGcgtttgttcaatatctacgtaACGACAATATTAAAAACGAGTTACAAAATATTGAAGATTACCTtaaagagttttcgatatatggtAATATTCTTCCTTTGGTACAACATTGGGTTAAAAAAGGCTTTCAAAGAATGGAATTACTTGCACATGCTGACGTAATGATGAAAAAACTTGCACCTCAGTTACCATCAGAAATACGATGGAAAGTATTAGACTACTTAAACATGAGTGATCTTAAAATTATGATACaatcagatttttttaaatacaagtga